In Pungitius pungitius chromosome 2, fPunPun2.1, whole genome shotgun sequence, a single window of DNA contains:
- the gpr37b gene encoding prosaposin receptor GPR37b: protein MQILPPGALFLLLAQAHLLVSLRNNGEVRTKEDGDRGAHSARTFHGSPRESRRNPAWDRALSPGYATGASSSEPRAPRAFVRGPLNSTHPWKRVVAGEATRIGHGKRDPSRTGTPVEDPDATRHHNKRMKLNGALGSTGTPAGGHYNAPKPSSMGRGGAGGAPEEGDRHKRGTKDEQKKAPRRGRNRPNKSSGVLAQPHASPWEPIPKPLALTSTDLPFDLFTSRAESVTYREENPWDATPITPPSSQDFGDEIKNPFYPVTSETYGAYAITCVSGVIFLVGIAGNIAILCIVCQNYYMKSISNSLLANLAVWDFVLIFFCLPMVVFHELTKSWLLGEFTCKVVPYVEVASLGVTTFTLCALCIDRFRAATNVQMYYEMIENCTSTTAKLAVIWIGALLLALPELLIRQLVVEDAGAPDEPPVERCIIRISTSLPDMLYVLGLTYEGARLWWCFGCYFCLPTLFTIGCSLVTARKIRRAEQSSVRSNKKQIRLESQMNCTVVALAIVYGACVVPENICNIVSAYMAAGVPEHTMSVLHLLSQLLLFCRAAVTPALLLLLCRPLGRAFLDCCCCCCCNHAASSATASDDNEHECTTELELSPFSTIRRELSNYTPAGSNC, encoded by the exons ATGCAGATTCTGCCGCCCGGGgcgttatttttgttattagcCCAAGCGCACTTATTAGTATCTCTCCGAAACAATGGGGAAGTACGAACCAAAGAGGACGGCGACCGCGGCGCGCACTCTGCGAGGACTTTCCACGGGTCGCCACGGGAGAGCCGCCGAAACCCAGCCTGGGACCGCGCGCTCTCGCCGGGGTACGCCACAGGTGCGTCCTCGTCGGAGCCGCGGGCGCCACGGGCGTTCGTGCGAGGGCCCCTGAACTCCACGCATCCGTGGAAGCGCGTGGTTGCTGGAGAAGCGACGCGAATCGGACACGGCAAGCGCGACCCCAGTCGGACAGGGACACCCGTGGAGGATCCCGACGCGACGCGCCACCACAATAAGAGGATGAAGTTGAATGGCGCGCTTGGTAGTACGGGGACGCCAGCAGGTGGACACTACAATGCGCCTAAGCCCTCCTCAATGGGCCGGGGAGGCGCGGGGGGGGCACCCGAGGAGGGCGACAGACACAAGAGAGGCACAAAAGACGAGCAGAAGAAAGCCCCCAGGAGGGGGAGAAACCGGCCGAACAAAAGCTCCGGGGTTTTGGCTCAGCCTCACGCGTCGCCGTGGGAACCCATTCCCAAGCCGCTGGCCCTCACCTCCACCGacctgccctttgacctcttcaCCAGCAGGGCCGAGTCCGTGACCTACCGGGAGGAGAACCCCTGGGACGCCACGCCGATCACCCCTCCCAGCTCGCAGGATTTCGGGGACGAGATCAAGAACCCCTTTTACCCGGTGACGAGCGAGACCTACGGCGCCTACGCCATCACCTGCGTCTCCGGGGTTATCTTCCTGGTGGGCATAGCCGGAAACATTGCCATCTTGTGCATCGTGTGCCAGAACTATTACATGAAGAGCATCTCCAACTCCCTGCTGGCCAATCTGGCTGTGTGGGATTTCGTGCTCATCTTCTTCTGCCTGCCCATGGTGGTCTTTCATGAACTGACAAAGTCCTGGCTGCTGGGGGAGTTCACCTGCAAAGTGGTGCCCTACGTGGAG gtggccTCTCTCGGCGTCACCACCTTCACTCTGTGCGCTCTGTGCATCGACCGCTTCCGCGCGGCCACCAACGTGCAGATGTACTACGAGATGATCGAAAACTGCACCTCCACCACCGCCAAGCTGGCCGTCATCTGGATCGGCGCCCTCCTGCTGGCCCTGCCGGAGCTCCTCATCCGGCAGCTGGTGGTGGAGGACGCGGGGGCCCCGGACGAGCCTCCCGTCGAACGCTGCATCATCCGCATATCCACCTCGCTCCCCGACATGCTCTACGTGCTGGGCCTGACCTACGAGGGCGCTCGGCTGTGGTGGTGCTTCGGCTGCTACTTCTGCCTCCCCACCCTCTTCACCATCGGGTGCTCCCTGGTGACGGCGCGCAAGATCCGGCGCGCCGAGCAGTCCAGCGTGCGCAGCAACAAGAAGCAGATCCGCCTGGAGAGCCAGATGAACTGCACCGTGGTGGCGCTGGCCATCGTCTACGGCGCGTGCGTGGTGCCCGAGAACATCTGCAACATCGTCTCGGCCTACATGGCGGCGGGCGTCCCCGAGCACACCATGtccgtcctccacctcctctcgcagctgctgctgttctgcCGGGCGGCGGTGACgccggcgctgctgctgctgctgtgccgcCCGCTGGGCCGGGCCTTcctggactgctgctgctgctgctgctgcaaccaCGCGGCGTCCTCGGCCACCGCCAGCGACGACAACGAGCACGAGTGCACCACCGAGCTGGAGCTGTCGCCGTTCAGCACCATCCGCCGGGAGCTGAGCAACTACACACCCGCCGGCTCCAACTGCTGA